Part of the Novosphingobium sp. ZN18A2 genome, AATTTTCACGATTTCGCCCAGCGCCTATGGCACGTTCGACGGGAACGAACGGCGCAAGAGAAAACGCGACAAGGCCTACCGCGAAGCGGCCGCCAAATACACCAACATCGCATACCACGAATCCGCCGGCGACATGCTGAAGCGGCTGGAAGCCAAGCGTGATGGACGCTGGGACGAAAAGACGGGAACGATAACCGCGGCACCGAAAACCGCATCCGCGCCCGCCAGCTAGTACGGCGGATCACGACCGGCGGGCGCGTTCATTCCGCCGTCCGGTTGATTTCGCTTGCAACCACCCATGCCGGAAGAGCAGAGCCGCAATCGATGATCTCGGTACTCGATCTCTTCCGCATCGGAATCGGCCCGTCCAGTTCGCACACCGTGGGGCCGATCCGGATCGCGACCGATTTCCTTGAGCGGATCGAACGCCAGGGCGCGCTGGAACGGGTCGCACGTATAGAGGTGACATTGCAGGGATCGCTTGCGCTTACCGGCGTGGGCCACGGCACGCCCGATGCCTGCCTGATGGGCCTCATGGGCCTCAACCCGGAAACGCTCGACCCCGAAGCCGCGCACGCCGCCGTTGCGAAAGCACGGACCGAAGGCCGCATCGCCTTGCTCGGCAAGCACGAAATCGCCTTCGATGCGGCGCGCGACCTGTGCCTTGCCTTCGATGTCATCCCCGCCCTGCACCCCAACGGCATGGTCCTTGCCGCGCTGGACGATGAAGGCGGCGAGATTGCGCAAGCCGAGTATTATTCCACCGGCGGCGGCTTTTTCGCCACGCGTCGCCAGCTGGAACAGCCCGCGCAGGGCGACCTGATTGCCGGGGCCGCCGATGCGCGCTTTCCTTTTGCTTCGGCGAACGATCTGCTGGACATCTGCCGCACGCAGGCGCTGTCCATCTCCGACGTGGTGCTCGCCAACGAGGCGAGCTGGCGGGCGAAACCCGAAACGATGGAAGGGCTGGACCGTATCGCCCGCGCGATGTGCGAATGCATCGATCGCGGCCTGTCGCGCGACGGATATCTGCCCGGCCCGCTGAAAGTGCGCC contains:
- a CDS encoding L-serine ammonia-lyase → MISVLDLFRIGIGPSSSHTVGPIRIATDFLERIERQGALERVARIEVTLQGSLALTGVGHGTPDACLMGLMGLNPETLDPEAAHAAVAKARTEGRIALLGKHEIAFDAARDLCLAFDVIPALHPNGMVLAALDDEGGEIAQAEYYSTGGGFFATRRQLEQPAQGDLIAGAADARFPFASANDLLDICRTQALSISDVVLANEASWRAKPETMEGLDRIARAMCECIDRGLSRDGYLPGPLKVRRRAREIHENLVSSAAPNEPECLMDWLNLYAMAVNEENASGGRVVTAPTNGAAGIIPSVLRHYCCEEGGPVFTKTRRFLLTAAGIGLLYKQRASISGAEMGCQGEVGVACSMAAGGLAAVWGGSPGQVAAAAEIGMEHNLGLTCDPVGGLVQIPCIERNAIAAVKAVNAARLALHNSESPRVSLDQVIETMRQTGLDMSTKYKETSLGGLAANVIAC